From the Choloepus didactylus isolate mChoDid1 chromosome 20, mChoDid1.pri, whole genome shotgun sequence genome, one window contains:
- the LOC119516651 gene encoding elongation factor 1-alpha 1-like, with product MGKEKTHINIVVIGHVDSGKSTTTGHLIYKCGGIDKRTIEKFEKEAAEMGKGSFKYAWVLDKLKAERERGITIDISLWKFETSKYYVTIIDAPGHRDFIKNMITGTSQADCAVLIVAAGVGEFEAGISKNGQTREHALLAYTLGVKQLIVGVNKMDSTDPPYSQKRYEEIVKEVSTYIKKIGYNPDTVAFVPISGWNADNMLEPSANMPWFKGWKVTCKDGNTSGTTLLEALDCILPPTRPTDKPLRLPLQDVYKIGGIGTVPMGRVETGVLKPGMVVTFAPVNVTTEVKSVEMHHEALSEALPGDNVGFNVKNVSVKDVRRGNVAGDSKNDPPMEAAGFTAQVIILNHPGQISAGYAPVLDCHTAHIACKFAELKEKIDRRSGKKLEDGPKFLKSGDAAFVDMVPGKPMCVESFSDYPPLGRFAVRDMRQTVAVGVIKAVDKKAAGAGKVTKSAQKAQKAK from the coding sequence atgggaaaggaaaagactcataTCAACATTGTCGTTATTGGACACGTAGATTCGGGCAAATCCACCACTACTGGCCACCTGATCTACAAATGTGGTGGAATCGACAAAAGAACCATCgaaaaatttgagaaggaggctgctgagatgggaaaggggtcCTTCAAATATGCCTGGGTCTTGGATAAACTGAAAGCTGAACGTGAGCGTGGTATTACCATTGATATCTCCCTGTGGAAATTTGAGACCAGCAAGTACTATGTGACCATCATTGATGCCCCAGGGCACagagactttattaaaaacatgattacagGCACATCTCAGGCTGACTGTGCTGTCCTGATTGTTGCTGCTGGTGTTGGTGAATTTGAAGCTGGTATCTCCAAGAATGGGCAGACCCGTGAGCATGCCCTTCTGGCTTACACACTgggtgtgaaacaactaattgttggTGTTAACAAAATGGATTCCACTGATCCACCATACAGCCAGAAGAGATACGAGGAAATCGTTAAGGAAGTcagcacctacattaagaaaattggctACAACCCCGACACAGTAGCATTTGTGCCAATTTCTGGTTGGAATGCTGACAACATGCTGGAGCCAAGTGCTAACATGCCTTGGTTCAAGGGATGGAAAGTCACCTGTAAGGATGGCAATACCAGTGGAACCACGCTGCTTGAAGCTCTGGATTGCATCCTGCCACCCACTCGTCCAACTGACAAACCCTTGCGTCTGCCTCTTCAGGATGTCTACAAAATTGGTGGTATTGGTACTGTCCCTATGGGCCGAGTGGAGACTGGTGTTCTCAAACCGGGCATGGTGGTCACCTTTGCTCCAGTCAACGTTACAACTGAAGTCAAGTCTGTTGAgatgcaccatgaagctttgagtGAAGCTCTTCCCGGGGACAACGTGGGCTTCAATGTCAAGAACGTGTCTGTAAAAGATGTTCGTCGTGGCAATGTGGCTGGTGACAGCAAAAACGATCCACCGATGGAAGCAGCTGGTTTTACTGCTCAGGTTATTATTCTGAACCATCCAGGCCAAATCAGTGCTGGCTATGCACCTGTGCTGGATTGTCACACAGCTCACATTGCTTGCAAGTTTGCTGAGCTGAAGGAGAAGATTGATCGTCGTTCtggtaagaagctggaagatggccccaaatttctgaaatctggtgaTGCTGCCTTCGTTGATATGGTTCCTGGCAAGCCCATGTGTGTTGAGAGCTTCTCTGATTATCCTCCTCTGGGTCGTTTTGCTGTTCGGGATATGAGACAGACAGTTGCTGTGGGTGTCATCAAGGCTGTggacaagaaggctgctggagctggcaaggtcaccaagtctgcccagaaagctcagaaggctaaatga